From Mobula hypostoma chromosome 8, sMobHyp1.1, whole genome shotgun sequence, the proteins below share one genomic window:
- the LOC134350788 gene encoding keratinocyte-associated protein 3 gives MCGFDKESGPRQLMRKGIALIFIGHINFIIGAIVHGTVLRHISKPEDQVTVEYSVANIISVVSGLLSIASGIIAILVSRNLLRVKLHWGLLISSLLNTFMSLACAAGLILAIVLTVSQGGRNLISGCNSTMVPAVSAKSMTIDNCPFDTTRIYDTTLALWIPSMVLATVEGILSARCVVVAMILRGISPCGQNDMVDRIEEEDPAKGKKYRELETYKLISESREIHL, from the exons ATAAAGAGAGCGGGCCCCGCCAGCTGATGCGGAAGGGCATCGCCCTGATCTTCATCGGGCACATCAACTTCATCATTGGCGCCATTGTCCATGGTACAGTCCTCAGGCACATCTCCAAGCCCGAGGACCAGGTGACCGTTGAGTACTCAGTGGCCAACATCATCTCTGTCGTCTCTGGTTTGTTG AGTATTGCAAGTGGAATCATTGCTATCTTAGTCTCACGAAACCTGCTCAGAGTGAAGCTG CACTGGGGACTGCTGATCAGCTCTCTACTAAACACTTTCATGTCACTGGCCTGTGCTGCTGGGCTGATTCTGGCCATCGTACTGACAGTGTCCCAAGGAGGCAGGAACCTGATCTCCGGCTGCAACTCCACCATGGTGCCAGCTGTTTCCGCCAAGTCAATGACAATCGACAACTGCCCCTTTGATACAACCCGCATCTAC GATACCACTCTGGCATTATGGATCCCATCAATGGTGCTGGCCACAGTGGAGGGTATCCTCTCTGCCCGTTGCGTCGTTGTGGCAATGATTCTTCGTGGGATTAGCCCCTGTGGGCAGAACGACATGGTGGACCGG ATTGAGGAAGAAGATCCAGCAAAAGGGAAGAAATACAGAGAATTGGAAACTTACAAACTCATCAGTGAAAGCAGGGAAATTCATCTGTAG